The following proteins are co-located in the Toxotes jaculatrix isolate fToxJac2 chromosome 9, fToxJac2.pri, whole genome shotgun sequence genome:
- the igsf10 gene encoding immunoglobulin superfamily member 10 isoform X3: MDATTPLPQRTVSLFKPLNMPSRKEDRTTVAVVETSKEENDPYEEFAWSTPSSLPAAFTTAKTPFITSAYYPTTTLMPTTTKGSYATVQTRVHSNIRPPTQRNNDHITRRPPTRRIRPTVQSSAAKGSADKGLNFDTVTILTAEHKYISTPVPHNNIGAHNTISSVYDHVTGNEATSVSIAGFEPTTRVMTSKPKIVGGNAASFTVLSNSDAFLPCEAIGNPQPDITWKHVFLFPSGSTVTIKGRIGKFEVLSNGTLFIQNANIKDRGQYLCLAENDHGSDKLLVTLSVVAYPSRILEPKMREIKSHAGNTVEIKCKAEGRPTPMISWILANRTQVRGQNKDKGRVSVSAEGTLTIEHVSVYDRGHYKCIASNPAGADTATVRLQVVAAPPGIMEEKRQQLKATVSENLWLPCTGQGSPRPAIHWVLHDGTMVRSNRPARDTKISVFENGTLHIKDLSPGDSGKYECIATSSTGSERRVVTLTVEMQESVPQIVETSQRITELSFGDQLRLNCSATGDPKPRIIWRLPSKAVVDRWHRMGSRIQVLDNGTLTINTVSDKDTGDYLCVARSRIGDDLQLMRVSVSMKPAKIEPKVYGKKQIPFGNDLKVDCKASGAPKPEISWGLPDGTVVNSALQSDASSGGGRARRYTLFDNGTLYVNQVGMAEEGDYTCYAENQVGKDEMHVHITVVTAAPRIRPPSQTYARVRPGGNMRFDCEALGEPKPKILWMLPTNDVIAASNERYLMHVNGSLDIRDVKLIDAGEYVCMARNPAGENRKDYKLDIDGNPPVINGYHQNRTVIKDVAAKYSRKLIDCKAEGDPTPSITWIMPDNIFLTAPYFGSRINVHHNGTLEIRNVRPTDTAEFICVARNDGGEAVMVVQLEVTSMLRRPIFKNPYNERIVSRIGKTTVLNCSADGHPIPEIIWTLPNGTRFTGGPDRGSRHHLGSDGTLIIYNPRKEDAGKYRCGAKNFMGYIEKLIIVDLGQKPYILTRPRGIIRSVSGEPLFLHCLSDGSPRPRIYWTIPGGHTLTRPQVLGRYQLLENGTLVVQDTALHDRGNYICRARNDAGEAVLTVPVVIIAYAPRITAGPPPSVRVVTGTPIQLNCAAIGIPKPEITWQLPDRSVLSTAEQGRPMGSELLHPQGTLIIQRPTASDSGTYKCLAKNHLGTDSKVTYVHVL, encoded by the exons ATGGATGCTACAACCCCACTACCTCAACGGACTGTTTCACTCTTCAAGCCTCTGAACATGCCATCCAGGAAAGAGGACAGAACCACGGTAGCTGTAGTAGAAACATCAAAGGAGGAGAATGACCCTTATGAGGAATTTGCCTGGAGCACACCTAGCAGTTTGCCAGCAGCCTTTACTACAGCCAAGACACCTTTTATCACCTCAGCATATTACCCTACCACCACTTTGATGCCAACTACCACAAAAGGGTCTTACGCAACAGTTCAGACTAGAGTTCACAGCAACATCAGACCCCCAACACAGAGGAACAATGATCACATCACTCGCAGGCCACCAACGAGGAGAATCAGACCTACTGTTCAAAGCAGTGCTGCCAAAGGCAGTGCAGATAAAGGCCTTAACTTTGACACAGTGACCATCCTTACAGCTGAGCACAAATACATCAGCACCCCTGTGCCACACAACAACATAGGCGCACACAATACCATCTCTAGTGTTTATGATCATGTCACTGGCAATGAAGCTACAAGTGTCAGTATTGCTGGCTTTGAGCCCACCACAAGGGTCATGACAAGCAAACCTAAGATAGTTGGGGGCAACGCAGCCAGCTTTACCGTTTTGTCCAACTCAGATGCTTTCCTGCCATGTGAGGCTATTGGAAACCCCCAGCCAGATATAACCTGGAAAC acgtCTTTCTATTTCCTTCAGGGAGCACCGTTACCATTAAAGGGAGGATTGGAAAGTTTGAGGTGTTGAGCAATGGCACACTGTTCATCCAGAATGCCAACATTAAGGATCGTGGCCAGTACCTCTGTCTAGCTGAGAATGATCATGGATCAGATAAACTTCTTGTCACCCTCTCTGTGGTGGCCTATCCTTCACGCATCCTGGAGCCAAAAATGCGTGAAATAAAATCCCATGCAGGAAACACTGTTGAGATTAAATGTAAAGCAGAGGGTCGACCCACGCCCATGATATCCTGGATCTTGGCCAACAGGACCCAAGTCAGAGGTCAAAACAAAGATAAGGGAAGGGTATCAGTATCTGCTGAGGGGACACTGACCATTGAGCATGTGTCTGTTTATGACAGAGGTCATTACAAATGCATTGCCAGTAATCCGGCTGGAGCTGATACCGCTACAGTCCGGCTGCAGGTGGTGGCAGCTCCACCAGGCATCATGGAGGAGAAACGGCAGCAGCTCAAAGCTACTGTAAGTGAAAACTTGTGGCTACCCTGCACTGGCCAAGGCAGCCCTCGGCCTGCTATTCACTGGGTCCTCCATGATGGGACAATGGTACGATCTAATAGACCTGCCAGAGACACAAAGATATCAGTGTTCGAGAATGGGACACTCCACATTAAGGATCTGAGTCCAGGAGACAGTGGGAAATATGAATGTATTGCTACCAGCTCTACTGGCTCAGAGCGAAGGGTGGTGACTCTGACAGTCGAGATGCAGGAGTCTGTGCCTCAAATAGTGGAGACATCCCAGCGCATTACAGAGCTGTCCTTTGGGGATCAGTTGAGACTAAACTGTTCAGCGACAGGAGACCCCAAACCTAGGATCATCTGGAGGCTGCCTTCTAAAGCTGTGGTGGACCGGTGGCACAG GATGGGCAGCAGAATCCAGGTCCTGGATAATGGTACTCTTACCATTAACACTGTGAGTGATAAGGATACTGGAGACTATCTCTGTGTGGCACGAAGCAGGATTGGCGATGATCTCCAGCTCATGAGGGTCAGTGTGTCAATGAAGCCAGCCAAAATAGAGCCTAAGGTCTATGGCAAGAAGCAGATACCCTTTGGTAATGATTTGAAGGTCGACTGTAAAGCTTCTGGAGCACCAAAGCCAGAGATCTCCTGGGGTCTACCAGATGGTACAGTGGTCAACAGCGCTCTGCAGTCTGATGCCAGCAGTGGAGGAGGACGAGCACGGCGCTACACTCTGTTTGACAATGGAACTCTTTACGTAAACCAG GTTGGTATGGCAGAGGAAGGGGACTACACTTGCTATGCTGAGAACCAGGTGGGCAAGGATGAGATGCATGTACATATCACTGTGGTGACAGCTGCCCCCAGGATACGTCCACCTAGCCAGACCTATGCCAGGGTGAGGCCCGGAGGGAACATGcgctttgactgtgaagcactGGGGGAACCTAAACCCAAGATCCTGTGGATGCTGCCTACCAACGATGTAATTGCAGCATCGAATGAACGCTACCTAATGCATGTCAATGGTTCTCTGGATATAAGGGATGTGAAGCTTATTGATGCTGGAGAATACGTTTGTATGGCCCGCAACCCGGCTGGAGAAAATAGAAAAGACTACAAGCTTGATATAGATGGGAATCCACCAGTGATCAATGGCTACCATCAGAACAGGACTGTAATAAAAGATGTAGCTGCTAAATACTCCAGGAAATTAATAGACTGCAAAGCTGAGGGTGATCCCACTCCTAGTATCACTTGGATTATGCCTGATAATATCTTCTTGACAGCACCATACTTTGGCAGCAGGATTAATGTCCACCATAATGGGACATTAGAGATTCGTAATGTGCGGCCAACTGATACAGCAGAGTTCATATGTGTGGCGCGGAatgatggaggagaagcagTAATGGTGGTGCAGCTGGAGGTGACCAGTATGCTCCGAAGGCCGATCTTCAAGAACCCTTACAATGAACGTATTGTGTCTCGGATTGGGAAAACCACAGTTCTGAACTGCTCTGCTGATGGACACCCAATCCCGGAGATCATCTGGACTTTACCTAATGGAACACGGTTTACTGGTGGACCCGACCGGGGCTCTCGCCACCACCTAGGCAGCGATGGGACTTTGATTATCTACAACCCTCGCAAAGAGGACGCTGGGAAGTACCGCTGTGGTGCCAAGAATTTCATGGGCTACATAGAGAAGCTAATCATTGTAGATTTAGGGCAGAAGCCATACATTCTGACAAGGCCTAGAGGCATCATACGCAGTGTGTCTGGGGAACCTCTCTTCCTTCACTGCCTATCTGATGGAAGTCCCAGACCCAGGATCTACTGGACCATTCCTGGTGGCCACACTCTTACTCGGCCTCAAGTGCTTGGACGCTACCAGCTGTTAGAGAATGGTACTTTGGTTGTTCAAGATACTGCTCTCCACGATCGTGGGAACTACATCTGCAGAGCTCGGAACGATGCTGGGGAGGCTGTGCTCACTGTCCCTGTTGTTATCATCGCTTACGCTCCACGGATCACAGCAGGGCCACCTCCCAGTGTGAGGGTAGTGACCGGAACACCTATCCAGCTCAACTGTGCCGCCATTGGAATCCCCAAGCCAGAGATAACATGGCAACTGCCCGATCGTTCAGTTCTGTCAACGGCAGAACAGGGCCGGCCTATGGGTAGTGAGCTGCTCCACCCTCAGGGCACACTTATCATCCAGAGGCCCACAGCCTCAGACTCTGGCACATACAAGTGCCTGGCAAAGAACCACCTAGGTACAGACTCGAAGGTCACATATGTACATGTCctgtga
- the igsf10 gene encoding immunoglobulin superfamily member 10 isoform X1: MSACACSASYLRRWLLKSLLFLAAVLPTSGDCPSSCACYVPTEVHCTFRYLTAVPDHIQPAVERINLGYNSLTVLRENDLSGLENLELLMLHSNIIHSIEDRAFQDLRSLQVLKMSYNKVKKINKETLKGLDSLLRLHMDHNHIDFISPEAFYGLTNLQLVHLEGNHLQQLHPDTFITLRHSQVFKVSSVRNIHLSDNLLTTLPADVFSGCSQLENVFLHGNPWTCDCRMKWFPVWAQRNTGVLKCKRDRRYPSGQLCPVCENPAPNYNRPLSLLPNDAFTCTKPWIQPHLKQKNISLDEGDFTPVSPKDFIAPLGSIQMNLTDQFHSDASLSCIVQRPSAFENLTQTLEGEEGNNVTVLTAGITTYLVCNVDYEHIQQLWQILATYSDSPMRLERGLMLTRTPEMVYRYSQMKTNEGKEGIHTNIEAEIKASPAWLMQGEVSFQLDRTTTTYSTLHIKYQSVATLRVEKTSPKRDRYSWTLIKRDNQTETEHSVLTGGVAQLNCQIQGEPKPLLEWILPDGSKVRAPYSSEDRRIIITAEGKLTLRGADASDTGLYRCIATNYLDADILVFRVTVLSPDVEETEVNGVQLSRSLGENLVFDCSSSGSPEASVQWILPDHSVLDKSHGNRKVYKNGTLLIQGLTARDRGFYRCLVANHLGVDLLVSQVTVTGETSEKVTVLDTEGSGMETEVKMDPSLTEKTVAHNEIPSSSPSVKTSQESRTITSDRPYPRLRSQGRGGPGGRMGQRRRGPVGNRRIWSSRVFDKASRKVDPQKFAELMKKAQDGSKIKSDTEKERVKYEDAQPGLSGDGEIGSGEVHNEDHLIIVSGMVKSTIDNPQENEIFKQDSQTETTATQMGQGHQAVAIETTVSNHIDLSKITDNTNTATTESYMQSDSPPIKSTFTDIPSFVEKTEFYALERTSKPPSNIQPVTLQLTVTDTSQETQLQFSGEQPAEPETSTGAALSFTTDPNVTPMRDGPGPVELVIHTDPESQTTFTAVTTTERQQDEITFHTTQTIKSPRLPAGSTIISRQQIHIIPHKNGRGGGRRRTFQGRRRIIKPNRITDIQSFINKLKQPSVKKEGNASVPYRIELTTDCDCDEDKKRTTATNVQVVAPTASTSSSLHRTDIPATTQKIAASSTNLGRLRRPLIIPKTSTTAQTTTVTLTTTPAAMPTTPANSLAEPETLSPSRHTENRESSLDDDYGDLSSADFEFTTLAPSFQHITTTSSSYHSRLSTTAETPPESQTLPSPPTVRPPSIKSPDEASSSGSGGFPDNWFVIRQRPGGTRGRQGRRRRPFRGRRPFKKPGIIKVHPTTPTEASTTEATTMDATTPLPQRTVSLFKPLNMPSRKEDRTTVAVVETSKEENDPYEEFAWSTPSSLPAAFTTAKTPFITSAYYPTTTLMPTTTKGSYATVQTRVHSNIRPPTQRNNDHITRRPPTRRIRPTVQSSAAKGSADKGLNFDTVTILTAEHKYISTPVPHNNIGAHNTISSVYDHVTGNEATSVSIAGFEPTTRVMTSKPKIVGGNAASFTVLSNSDAFLPCEAIGNPQPDITWKRFSSSTGSTVTIKGRIGKFEVLSNGTLFIQNANIKDRGQYLCLAENDHGSDKLLVTLSVVAYPSRILEPKMREIKSHAGNTVEIKCKAEGRPTPMISWILANRTQVRGQNKDKGRVSVSAEGTLTIEHVSVYDRGHYKCIASNPAGADTATVRLQVVAAPPGIMEEKRQQLKATVSENLWLPCTGQGSPRPAIHWVLHDGTMVRSNRPARDTKISVFENGTLHIKDLSPGDSGKYECIATSSTGSERRVVTLTVEMQESVPQIVETSQRITELSFGDQLRLNCSATGDPKPRIIWRLPSKAVVDRWHRMGSRIQVLDNGTLTINTVSDKDTGDYLCVARSRIGDDLQLMRVSVSMKPAKIEPKVYGKKQIPFGNDLKVDCKASGAPKPEISWGLPDGTVVNSALQSDASSGGGRARRYTLFDNGTLYVNQVGMAEEGDYTCYAENQVGKDEMHVHITVVTAAPRIRPPSQTYARVRPGGNMRFDCEALGEPKPKILWMLPTNDVIAASNERYLMHVNGSLDIRDVKLIDAGEYVCMARNPAGENRKDYKLDIDGNPPVINGYHQNRTVIKDVAAKYSRKLIDCKAEGDPTPSITWIMPDNIFLTAPYFGSRINVHHNGTLEIRNVRPTDTAEFICVARNDGGEAVMVVQLEVTSMLRRPIFKNPYNERIVSRIGKTTVLNCSADGHPIPEIIWTLPNGTRFTGGPDRGSRHHLGSDGTLIIYNPRKEDAGKYRCGAKNFMGYIEKLIIVDLGQKPYILTRPRGIIRSVSGEPLFLHCLSDGSPRPRIYWTIPGGHTLTRPQVLGRYQLLENGTLVVQDTALHDRGNYICRARNDAGEAVLTVPVVIIAYAPRITAGPPPSVRVVTGTPIQLNCAAIGIPKPEITWQLPDRSVLSTAEQGRPMGSELLHPQGTLIIQRPTASDSGTYKCLAKNHLGTDSKVTYVHVL, from the exons GTACAACAGTTTAACTGTCCTGAGGGAAAATGATCTTTCAGGACTTGAGAACTTAGAGCTGTTGATGCTGCATAGCAACATTATACACAGTATTGAGGACAGAGCCTTCCAAGACCTCAGGTCCTTACAG GTCCTGAAGATGTCCtataataaagttaaaaaaatcaacaaagagACGTTGAAGGGTCTCGACAGTCTGCTGAGACTCCACATGGACCACAACCACATTGATTTCATCAGCCCGGAGGCTTTCTATGGCCTAACCAACCTACAGTTGGTCCATCTGGAGGGTAAccacctccagcagcttcacCCAGACACTTTCATCACACTGCGACACAGCCAAGTTTTCAAGGTGTCTTCAGTGAGAAACATCCACCTGTCAGACAACCTCCTCACAACTCTGCCTGCAGATGTTTTCTCAGGCTGCAGCCAGTTAGAGAATGTCTTCCTCCATGGCAACCCCTGGACATGTGATTGCCGAATGAAGTGGTTCCCAGTGTGggcacagaggaacacag GTGTGCTGAAATGCAAGCGAGACAGGAGATATCCAAGCGGACAGCTGTGTCCAGTTTGTGAAAATCCTGCCCCTAACTATAACAGACCTCTGTCCCTTCTCCCCAATGATGCCTTCACCTGTACCAAACCCTGGATCCAGCCCCATCTAAAACAGAAGAACATCAGCCTGGATGAGGGGGACTTTACTCCAGTATCCCCCAAGGACTTCATTGCCCCTTTAGGCTCCATACAAATGAACCTGACCGACCAGTTTCACAGTGATGCCAGTTTATCCTGCATAGTTCAGAGGCCTTCTGCTTTTGAGAACCTGACCCAAACCctggaaggggaggaggggaacAATGTCACTGTGCTTACCGCTGGCATAACTACATATCTGGTGTGTAATGTTGATTATGaacacatccagcagctgtggCAGATCCTGGCCACCTACAGTGACTCTCCCATGAGACTAGAGAGAGGATTAATGCTGACCAGGACCCCAGAAATGGTGTACAGGTACAGTCAGATGAAAACAAACGAGGGAAAGGAAGGAATTCACACAAACATTGAGGCTGAAATTAAAGCCTCCCCTGCATGGTTGATGCAGGGAGAGGTGAGCTTCCAGCTTGACCGCACTACAACCACTTACTCTACTCTGCACATTAAGTACCAGTCTGTGGCCACCCTACGTGTGGAAAAAACATCGCCTAAGAGGGACCGCTATTCCTGGACCTTGATCAAGAGAGATAATCAAACTGAGACTGAGCATTCTGTACTTACAG GTGGTGTGGCACAACTGAACTGTCAAATTCAGGGTGAACCAAAGCCCTTGTTGGAGTGGATTTTACCTGATGGAAGTAAGGTCAGAGCCCCTTACTCCAGTGAAGACAGGAGGATCATAATCACTGCCGAAGGGAAGCTTACTCTGCGGGGAGCTGACGCCTCAGACACAGGCCTGTACCGATGCATTGCCACAAACTACCTGGATGCAGATATCCTCGTGTTTCGAGTGACAGTTCTGTCCCCTGATGTGGAAGAAACTGAGGTCAATGGTGTACAGCTGTCAAGGTCACTGGGTGAAAATCTGGTATTCGACTGTAGCTCCTCTGGGAGTCCTGAGGCCTCAGTGCAGTGGATCCTCCCTGATCACTCGGTACTGGACAAGTCTCATGGGAACAGAAAGGTGTATAAGAACGGAACTCTGTTGATTCAGGGGCTCACAGCGAGGGACCGAGGGTTTTATAGGTGTTTGGTTGCTAATCACCTGGGAGTTGACCTCCTTGTGTCTCAAGTCACAGTGACTGGCGAAACGTCTGAAAAGGTGACAGTTTTGGACACGGAGGGATCAGGGATGGAAACTGAGGTCAAGATGGACCCTAGCTTGACAGAAAAGACAGTCGCTCACAATGAGATCCCCTCTTCCAGTCCCTCTGTCAAAACTAGCCAGGAATCTAGGACCATCACCTCAGATCGACCTTACCCCAGACTCAGGTCACAGGGCAGAGGAGGCCCTGGAGGTAGAATgggacagagaaggagggggcCAGTCGGCAACAGACGCATCTGGAGTAGTAGGGTCTTTGATAAGGCATCCAGGAAAGTGGACCCACAGAAATTTGCTGAATTAATGAAGAAGGCTCAAGATGGATCGAAGATAAAGagtgacacagagaaagagagggtaaAATATGAAGACGCACAACCTGGTCTTTCTGGTGATGGTGAAATTGGCTCTGGTGAGGTTCATAATGAAGACCATCTCATCATTGTGTCAGGGATGGTCAAATCAACTATAGATAATCcacaagaaaatgaaatatttaagcAAGACAGCCAGACTGAAACAACAGCGACACAAATGGGTCAGGGTCATCAAGCTGTTGCTATAGAAACCACAGTTAGTAATCACATCGATTTAAGTAAAATAACAGataatacaaacacagcaacaacagagtCATATATGCAGTCAGACTCTCCACCAATCAAGtccacattcacagacattcCAAGTTTTGTTGAGAAGACAGAGTTTTATGCCCTGGAAAGAACCAGCAAACCACCCTCAAATATTCAACCAGTAACTCTCCAACTTACTGTGACAGACACTTCACAAGAAACTCAGCTCCAGTTCTCAGGAGAACAACCTGCAGAGCCAGAGACATCCACAGGGGCGGCACTTTCATTTACTACAGACCCTAATGTTACTCCAATGAGGGATGGACCAGGCCCAGTGGAGCTTGTCATCCATACAGACCCAGAAAGCCAGACCACATTCACAGCTGTcaccaccacagagagacagcaagatGAGATCACCTTCCACACCACCCAAACAATCAAATCTCCACGCCTGCCTGCAGGATCCACCATTATCTCCCGGCAGCAGATCCATATCATTCCACACAAGAacgggagaggaggaggacgcaGGAGGACCTTCCAAGGCCGCAGGAGGATCATAAAGCCCAACAGGATCACAGACATACAGTCCTTCATTAATAAACTTAAACAACCCTCAGTGAAGAAAGAAGGGAATGCCTCAGTGCCATATCGAATTGAACTTACTACAG actgtgactgtgatgaaGACAAAAAGAGGACAACGGCCACTAATGTGCAGGTGGTCGCACCAACAGCTTCCACCAGTTCATCTTTACACAGAACAGATATACCTGCCACTACACAAAAAATAGCCGCTTCCTCAACAAACT TGGGCAGGCTAAGGAGGCCATTAATCATTCCTAAAACCTCAACCACAGCACAAACTACAACAGTGACCTTAACCACAACTCCTGCTGCTATGCCTACCACCCCAGCAAACTCACTGGCTGAACCTGAGACTCTGTCCCCATCCcgacacacagagaacagagagagctCATTAGATGATGACTATGGAGATTTATCCTCTGCAGATTTTGAGTTCACTACACTGGCACCAAGCTTTCAACATATAACTACTACCAGTTCTTCCTATCACTCCAGGctctccaccactgctgaaACACCACCAGAATCACAGACTCTACCCTCTCCACCTACTGTCAGACCACCTTCAATTAAAAGTCCTGATGAAGCCTCATCATCTGGGTCTGGTGGATTCCCTGATAACTGGTTTGTAATCAGACAGAGACCTGGTGGGACAAGAGGGCGGCAAGGGCGGAGAAGGAGGCCCTTTAGGGGCAGGAGACCATTCAAGAAACCTGGAATCATTAAAGTACATCCTACTACCCCAACTGAGGCTTCAACTACAGAGGCAACAACTATGGATGCTACAACCCCACTACCTCAACGGACTGTTTCACTCTTCAAGCCTCTGAACATGCCATCCAGGAAAGAGGACAGAACCACGGTAGCTGTAGTAGAAACATCAAAGGAGGAGAATGACCCTTATGAGGAATTTGCCTGGAGCACACCTAGCAGTTTGCCAGCAGCCTTTACTACAGCCAAGACACCTTTTATCACCTCAGCATATTACCCTACCACCACTTTGATGCCAACTACCACAAAAGGGTCTTACGCAACAGTTCAGACTAGAGTTCACAGCAACATCAGACCCCCAACACAGAGGAACAATGATCACATCACTCGCAGGCCACCAACGAGGAGAATCAGACCTACTGTTCAAAGCAGTGCTGCCAAAGGCAGTGCAGATAAAGGCCTTAACTTTGACACAGTGACCATCCTTACAGCTGAGCACAAATACATCAGCACCCCTGTGCCACACAACAACATAGGCGCACACAATACCATCTCTAGTGTTTATGATCATGTCACTGGCAATGAAGCTACAAGTGTCAGTATTGCTGGCTTTGAGCCCACCACAAGGGTCATGACAAGCAAACCTAAGATAGTTGGGGGCAACGCAGCCAGCTTTACCGTTTTGTCCAACTCAGATGCTTTCCTGCCATGTGAGGCTATTGGAAACCCCCAGCCAGATATAACCTGGAAACGCTTCTCCTCAAGCACAG GGAGCACCGTTACCATTAAAGGGAGGATTGGAAAGTTTGAGGTGTTGAGCAATGGCACACTGTTCATCCAGAATGCCAACATTAAGGATCGTGGCCAGTACCTCTGTCTAGCTGAGAATGATCATGGATCAGATAAACTTCTTGTCACCCTCTCTGTGGTGGCCTATCCTTCACGCATCCTGGAGCCAAAAATGCGTGAAATAAAATCCCATGCAGGAAACACTGTTGAGATTAAATGTAAAGCAGAGGGTCGACCCACGCCCATGATATCCTGGATCTTGGCCAACAGGACCCAAGTCAGAGGTCAAAACAAAGATAAGGGAAGGGTATCAGTATCTGCTGAGGGGACACTGACCATTGAGCATGTGTCTGTTTATGACAGAGGTCATTACAAATGCATTGCCAGTAATCCGGCTGGAGCTGATACCGCTACAGTCCGGCTGCAGGTGGTGGCAGCTCCACCAGGCATCATGGAGGAGAAACGGCAGCAGCTCAAAGCTACTGTAAGTGAAAACTTGTGGCTACCCTGCACTGGCCAAGGCAGCCCTCGGCCTGCTATTCACTGGGTCCTCCATGATGGGACAATGGTACGATCTAATAGACCTGCCAGAGACACAAAGATATCAGTGTTCGAGAATGGGACACTCCACATTAAGGATCTGAGTCCAGGAGACAGTGGGAAATATGAATGTATTGCTACCAGCTCTACTGGCTCAGAGCGAAGGGTGGTGACTCTGACAGTCGAGATGCAGGAGTCTGTGCCTCAAATAGTGGAGACATCCCAGCGCATTACAGAGCTGTCCTTTGGGGATCAGTTGAGACTAAACTGTTCAGCGACAGGAGACCCCAAACCTAGGATCATCTGGAGGCTGCCTTCTAAAGCTGTGGTGGACCGGTGGCACAG GATGGGCAGCAGAATCCAGGTCCTGGATAATGGTACTCTTACCATTAACACTGTGAGTGATAAGGATACTGGAGACTATCTCTGTGTGGCACGAAGCAGGATTGGCGATGATCTCCAGCTCATGAGGGTCAGTGTGTCAATGAAGCCAGCCAAAATAGAGCCTAAGGTCTATGGCAAGAAGCAGATACCCTTTGGTAATGATTTGAAGGTCGACTGTAAAGCTTCTGGAGCACCAAAGCCAGAGATCTCCTGGGGTCTACCAGATGGTACAGTGGTCAACAGCGCTCTGCAGTCTGATGCCAGCAGTGGAGGAGGACGAGCACGGCGCTACACTCTGTTTGACAATGGAACTCTTTACGTAAACCAG GTTGGTATGGCAGAGGAAGGGGACTACACTTGCTATGCTGAGAACCAGGTGGGCAAGGATGAGATGCATGTACATATCACTGTGGTGACAGCTGCCCCCAGGATACGTCCACCTAGCCAGACCTATGCCAGGGTGAGGCCCGGAGGGAACATGcgctttgactgtgaagcactGGGGGAACCTAAACCCAAGATCCTGTGGATGCTGCCTACCAACGATGTAATTGCAGCATCGAATGAACGCTACCTAATGCATGTCAATGGTTCTCTGGATATAAGGGATGTGAAGCTTATTGATGCTGGAGAATACGTTTGTATGGCCCGCAACCCGGCTGGAGAAAATAGAAAAGACTACAAGCTTGATATAGATGGGAATCCACCAGTGATCAATGGCTACCATCAGAACAGGACTGTAATAAAAGATGTAGCTGCTAAATACTCCAGGAAATTAATAGACTGCAAAGCTGAGGGTGATCCCACTCCTAGTATCACTTGGATTATGCCTGATAATATCTTCTTGACAGCACCATACTTTGGCAGCAGGATTAATGTCCACCATAATGGGACATTAGAGATTCGTAATGTGCGGCCAACTGATACAGCAGAGTTCATATGTGTGGCGCGGAatgatggaggagaagcagTAATGGTGGTGCAGCTGGAGGTGACCAGTATGCTCCGAAGGCCGATCTTCAAGAACCCTTACAATGAACGTATTGTGTCTCGGATTGGGAAAACCACAGTTCTGAACTGCTCTGCTGATGGACACCCAATCCCGGAGATCATCTGGACTTTACCTAATGGAACACGGTTTACTGGTGGACCCGACCGGGGCTCTCGCCACCACCTAGGCAGCGATGGGACTTTGATTATCTACAACCCTCGCAAAGAGGACGCTGGGAAGTACCGCTGTGGTGCCAAGAATTTCATGGGCTACATAGAGAAGCTAATCATTGTAGATTTAGGGCAGAAGCCATACATTCTGACAAGGCCTAGAGGCATCATACGCAGTGTGTCTGGGGAACCTCTCTTCCTTCACTGCCTATCTGATGGAAGTCCCAGACCCAGGATCTACTGGACCATTCCTGGTGGCCACACTCTTACTCGGCCTCAAGTGCTTGGACGCTACCAGCTGTTAGAGAATGGTACTTTGGTTGTTCAAGATACTGCTCTCCACGATCGTGGGAACTACATCTGCAGAGCTCGGAACGATGCTGGGGAGGCTGTGCTCACTGTCCCTGTTGTTATCATCGCTTACGCTCCACGGATCACAGCAGGGCCACCTCCCAGTGTGAGGGTAGTGACCGGAACACCTATCCAGCTCAACTGTGCCGCCATTGGAATCCCCAAGCCAGAGATAACATGGCAACTGCCCGATCGTTCAGTTCTGTCAACGGCAGAACAGGGCCGGCCTATGGGTAGTGAGCTGCTCCACCCTCAGGGCACACTTATCATCCAGAGGCCCACAGCCTCAGACTCTGGCACATACAAGTGCCTGGCAAAGAACCACCTAGGTACAGACTCGAAGGTCACATATGTACATGTCctgtga